In one window of Arachis ipaensis cultivar K30076 chromosome B06, Araip1.1, whole genome shotgun sequence DNA:
- the LOC107647522 gene encoding uncharacterized protein LOC107647522 yields the protein MDVVLDKGATHDDDHSLPKVRTLVVKSMMPGKETQPRLVRKVLMASNDHDTMQPRTIFGGCYKVVLYYNNDNGEESGWSFYGWIVESLCMALVDYPILAARLLERDTGLQIVSIDSGFRLLSAQCQWSLSQFLDLNERDNNNSNETELVYWKEIDETSPQFSPLCYVQVTKFECGGYSIGISCSLLLTEVLAVDNFLKKWTEIYQEMLPQNGEIKKSIFIHPLVKDHEVLPSHVISPTFSRKRAESMIFKITSTTDVMIMSINQETWRELAMLCVKDLEHKHNIQMGSKFSFLVKKHSSSSSSGVITIESCSNNGGNNVKSLGLKYQITLATWNEFGLYDVAFCEGNKPVHVSCWVASSVPEGHVMAMPHPRDNLSAVIIVTPPTPN from the exons ATGGATGTTGTGCTTGATAAAGGTGCCACCCATGATGATGATCATAGCCTCCCAAAGGTCCGGACCTTAGTCGTGAAGTCCATGATGCCGGGCAAGGAAACTCAACCACGGCTAGTTCGCAAAGTCTTGATGGCCAGTAACGACCATGATACCATGCAGCCAAGGACCATTTTTGGAGGGTGCTACAAAGTAGTGCTCTATTATAATAACGATAATGGTGAGGAGAGTGGTTGGTCTTTTTATGGTTGGATTGTGGAGTCACTGTGCATGGCCCTAGTGGACTACCCTATACTCGCTGCCAGGCTCCTGGAAAGAGACACGGGACTGCAAATTGTGTCTATTGATTCTGGCTTTCGATTATTGTCGGCACAGTGTCAATGGAGCTTGTCACAGTTTCTTGATCTGAATGAGAGAGACAATAATAATAGTAATGAGACTGAGCTTGTCTACTGGAAGGAAATTGATGAAACATCTCCTCAGTTCTCACCCTTGTGCTATGTTCag GTGACTAAGTTTGAATGTGGAGGGTACTCAATTGGCATTAGCTGCAGCCTCTTATTGACAGAGGTTTTGGCAGTTGACAACTTCCTCAAGAAATGGACAGAGATATACCAAGAAATGTTACCCCAAAATGGAGAAATTAAGAAATCCATATTTATCCACCCTTTGGTGAAAGATCATGAGGTTCTCCCCAGCCATGTAATCAGCCCCACATTCAGCAGAAAGCGAGCAGAAAGCATGATTTTCAAGATCACTTCCACCACTGATGTGATGATCATGAGTATCAATCAAGAAACATGGAGGGAGTTAGCCATGCTTTGTGTTAAAGACTTGGAACATAAACATAACATACAAATGGgttcaaaattttcttttcttgtgAAGAAACACTCGTCCTCATCATCAAGTGGGGTCATCACAATTGAAAGCTGCTCAAATAATGGTGGAAACAATGTTAAGAGTTTGGGTCTCAAATATCAAATCACCCTAGCAACGTGGAACGAGTTTGGATTGTACGATGTAGCATTTTGTGAAGGAAACAAACCTGTCCATGTTTCATGTTGGGTTGCATCATCAGTTCCTGAAGGACATGTTATGGCAATGCCACACCCAAGGGATAATTTATCTGCAGTGATTATAGTCACACCTCCAACTCCAAATTGA
- the LOC107647520 gene encoding uncharacterized protein LOC107647520, with product MDKKIAKFEEEIKRIDDLVSNGVYDGTMEARRKALVTCCERWYVRKEVHWKQLSRSGHTKDMDKNTRYFHNIASARRRNNRIDTLIINGRRVRNLARIKITIRDFYKDLYHQERSPIMGFRDGLVEKIDEQDAVNLEVLPSAEEIQDAVGDCESSKAPGSDGYNMNFIKRCWEDIGTEFTAAVMGFFQTSKLPADSNIT from the coding sequence ATGGACAAGAAGATTGCAAAGTTTGAGGAAGAAATCAAGAGAATTGATGATTTGGTAAGCAATGGAGTGTATGATGGTACGATGGAGGCTAGAAGAAAGGCGCTGGTTACTTGCTGTGAGAGATGGTATGTGAGAAAAGAAGTACATTGGAAACAGTTGTCCCGGTCTGGGCACACGAAGGATATGGACAAAAATACAAGGTACTTCCACAATATAGCATCAGCAAGGAGGCGGAATAATAGGATTGATACACTGATAATTAACGGCAGACGGGTCAGGAATCTAGCCAGAATAAAGATTACTATCAGAGATTTCTACAAAGATTTATATCATCAAGAACGGTCTCCTATAATGGGTTTTAGAGATGGGTTGGTGGAGAAGATAGATGAGCAAGACGCTGTGAATTTAGAAGTTCTGCCATCGGCTGAAGAGATCCAAGACGCTGTAGGGGACTGTGAGTCTTCTAAGGCACCAGGATCTGATGGGTACAATATGAATTTCATTAAGAGGTGCTGGGAGGATATTGGGACAGAATTCACGGCAGCAGTGATGGGGTTCTTCCAGACGTCCAAGCTACCGGCGGATTCAAATATCACTTAG
- the LOC107605164 gene encoding GRIP and coiled-coil domain-containing protein 2, with product MDRSKSRTDLLAAGKKRLQQFRQKKDGKGGSSRGKSKKSDKNLIPEDDTDGQSSPSMSTTSSQVTDGNVETDNESNAVSAELLESQSSPNSLTLDNLDPSADSSPLAIINTIDEETELDSGRKSSLAVQEGHEVDSELSSQDQGKRAEYVGADVAEDVSLRTSDDQKDLESDRRPGAEAQEVGKEDSELSFHDQGKNAQNVGAAVADDISLKTTDSLGPEGGPTYDHESAPAIVATAVGEPVPVTAEGDSREVSLLLSEDTTITSLMQTREDKVTNLGAMQDADGLDTKKSGQSTDVEEAFHKTEQLGKSVEVVSSPKDIMPDKHLTSNQGQGDDIATGGPSVKNPEGEILSGSSHEEMHLQPIQEQIVEQVHSGHGRGLQEEPYQQSTPVGSIALDPNYELSMGDDAVNLARPVDASHSFDAKTVDFMKLAGIIKDLNEDVLAEIIRGLNEDEFYFLLKSRREVSDADPLATSSTLPDGDFSEAFQRLKEELFLSTLMKSISDMQLSEHLELQLQADNEHPQFVDEVSELRASHLEVNEKNQLLIEELSNCRAELQDVSQKCVELQNQFNAAKGVVDTLSARVVELQISCEVSQEDSLNLSADLSDCRSLISCLQSEKKGMNENLELVSSEKVRLANEKEVHLGESKRLSTELSDLKSSMEVIEVGNEVFDDSLGFVSLKTCLNEMEKILAKLEQATNEFHFQSVGRSGEQVSPAAVSKTHEDEHEVEVRDSNEVHSSSESFIMFAKEETGNMRKLLSEWKGHVQSADALFKGERDGRKIGDAKNRDLKDQFEELKQHCSNLEASNVELTVQCEAAKQLLADFQEKKCHLEELCEALKQEDIQLKAKNNELYEKLGQFQSKVSELYTEICDVKQSSNEMSSIIGDQLENLQKELTQRTMVLEQGWNTIMADIFKLVSKLNESVGETSSAVSFDAHDNLDINNLLAVSVNAATKMIFDLRKKLEATCSEHETICSSFKEVNMKCEDLLGRNELAVGVLHKIYNDLRKLLLSHSGSMGEEKIDVQSEALPDLLNYDSYQNIMRCLVDLLTEKRELESVNNEMKSEMEELKIKCLDLDSVSKLIEDLAGALNIEHSQIERNKTPLSCLDSLVSSLLQKTRDAEIQLHMTKEGYGYSETELAELEDKMHYLDTLRLEKENEILVLKEILHQAEEALTAARSELHEKTNELEYSEQKVSSVREKLSIAVAKGKGLVVQRDGLKQSLAETSSELERCMQELQLKDARLHEVETKLKTYAEAGERMEAMESELSYIRNSSNSLRESFLLKDSMLQRIEEVLEELDLPEQFHSGDIIEKIDWLARSVASNSLPMNDWEQKESAGGVSYADAGYVARESLEDDSQLPPDSGDDSRKDDSQLQSDPGDVRQQQEELQASLVPLDGDDLRKKFEELHKKYFGLAEQNEMLEQSLMERNSIVQRWEELVDRIDMPSHLRSVEMEDRIEWVGRALAEANHHVDSLQLKIEKYESYCGLLNSDLEGSQRTVSALQTDLRSLTTEREHLSEKLEVLMFECEKLSMEVGQKELENEKLHTELASLKDILEKKDSIEEQVFAIDKNLVSGSANIDTLEELLRKLVENQASLQSKKDTIEEQIFTIDVKLRKLHDLVGDVLPESETENLVSGSANIDSLEELLRKLIENQASLQSNKLMHVVELASDSSQQDGATILEARSTDMHDKEEADIDRYKKDLEEALSELAHAKEEREKTLEKQMSLSTEVEALSKRIEELQLLLNQEEQKSASVREKLNVAVRKGKSLVQHRDSLKQTIEEMTTEITQLKSEISNREDTLAEHAQKLSHLSTYPNRLEALESEMIHLKNHLAESEHHLQEKEYSLNLILNKLGEIEIGGEGYISDPIKKLECIEKLCSDLHGTVASLEQESRKSKRAAELLLAELNEVQERNDAFQEELAKADAELVDLRKERDSFEAAKLEALSHLQKLSALHEEGKKNHSSEMTALKSSMNELCTGFGEIQHLLVSAFSMDLESFQNLEAGLKSCIKGSNATNMLDSSVAKTHNGMSPCSSITKQSSLSSDSRSDFDTVGNFHLLRSQLQEVLVEIGSLKERITMHSSLMLEQDKNLSELMASIEKEMTIQRESCEAMKQKVTNQDGELVALRGSIDYLCEACISSVNEIENGKAELVGNKVESDPGINLMLTSFGDGTSEERIRTLVDRLLMAAKSVATIRTGFADANHNEMKATITNLQLELQEKDVQRERICSELVKQIKDAEASANSYSQDLQSLKIQEHNLKKQVEVIEAERKILEERVNELQEKQRIAAELEEKTKSQTDLLAAKDQEIESLMHALDEEEMQMEELTNKIVELEKVVQQKTQEIESLDSSRGKVMKKLAVTVGKFDELHHLSASLLSEVERLQSQLQERDSEISFLRQEVTRCTNDVLLATQMSNKAGSDEIFELLMWVDTMISQEGMDDILPDLKSNSQVHEYKEILQKKLMSVLSELENLKAVAENKDAMLQEEKSKVEKLNHKAETLEKSLHEKEMQLNLLEGVEENGKGASTSSEILEVEPVVNEWRTTGSFVTPQVRSLRKGNNDYVAIAVDEDPVSTSRIEDEEDDKVHGFKSLSSSKIVPRFTRPVTDLIDGLWVSCDRTLMRRPILRLGIIIYWAIVHALLAFFVV from the exons ATGGACAGAAGTAAGAGCCGTACCGATCTACTCGCAGCCGGAAAGAAGAGG CTTCAACAATTCCGTCAGAAGAAGGACGGTAAAGGTGGTAGTAGCCGTGGGAAATCAAAAAAATCTGATAAAAATCTAATACCTGAGGACGACACTGATGGACAAAGTAGTCCTTCTATGTCAACAACATCATCTCAGGTTACAGATGGAAATGTTGAAACTGACAATGAGTCTAATGCCGTTAGCGCGGAATTATTAGAGTCCCAGTCTTCACCAAACTCATTAACTCTTGACAATCTTGATCCATCTGCTGATTCATCACCACTGGCTATTATAAATACTATAGATGAGGAAACAGAATTGGATTCTGGTAGAAAGTCATCCCTTGCAGTTCAGGAGGGCCATGAGGTTGATTCTGAGCTGTCTTCCCAAGATCAAGGGAAACGTGCTGAGTATGTTGGTGCTGATGTGGCTGAGGATGTTTCTTTGCGAACTTCAGACGACCAGAAAGATCTGGAATCGGATAGAAGGCCAGGTGCCGAGGCTCAGGAGGTCGGTAAGGAAGATTCTGAGTTGTCTTTCCACGATCAAGGGAAAAATGCTCAGAATGTTGGTGCTGCTGTGGCTGATGATATATCTTTGAAAACTACAGATAGCCTGGGTCCTGAAGGTGGACCAACTTATGATCATGAGTCTGCACCTGCCATTGTTGCAACTGCAGTCGGCGAGCCTGTTCCAGTCACAGCAGAGGGTGATAGCAGGGAAGTATCCTTGCTTTTATCTGAAGATACGACCATTACATCCTTGATGCAAACAAGGGAAGATAAGGTAACCAACTTAG GGGCAATGCAGGATGCTGATGGTTTGGATACAAAGAAATCTGGTCAAAGCACTGATGTGGAGGAGGCATTTCATAAAACAGAACAACTGGGCAAGTCAGTTGAAGTTGTTTCCTCTCCTAAAGACATTATGCCAGATAAGCATTTGACTTCTAATCAAGGGCAGGGAGATGATATTGCAACTGGTGGTCCTTCTGTGAAGAATCCGGAGGGAGAAATATTATCAGGTTCATCCCATGAAGAAATGCATCTTCAGCCTattcaagaacagattgttgaacagGTTCATAGTGGACATGGCAGAGGACTTCAGGAGGAGCCTTATCAGCAAAGCACTCCTGTTGGATCTATAGCTCTGGATCCAAATTATGAGTTGTCAATGGGAGATGACGCGGTTAATTTGGCCAGGCCAGTGGATGCCTCTCATAGTTTTGATGCAAAAACAGTTGATTTCATGAAGCTGGCTGGAATTATAAAAGATCTTAATGAAGATGTGCTGGCTGAAATTATAAGGGGGCTTAATGAAGACGAGTTTTACTTTTTGCTCAAGTCAAGAAGGGAAGTTTCCGATGCAGATCCTCTAGCCACTAGTTCAACTCTACCTGATGGTGACTTTTCAGAAGCATTTCAGAGACTTAAAGAAGAATTGTTCCTTTCAACTTTAATGAAAAGTATATCTGACATGCAGTTAAGTGAACACTTGGAGCTACAGCTGCAGGCTGACAATGAACATCCCCAGTTCGTTGATGAAGTATCTGAGCTCCGAGCTTCTCATCTCGAAGTTAATGAGAAGAATCAACTCCTTATTGAAGAGCTTTCTAATTGCCGTGCTGAACTGCAAGATGTTTCCCAAAAGTGTGTTGAACTGCAAAACCAATTTAATGCTGCCAAGGGTGTGGTTGATACTCTTTCTGCCAGAGTAGTTGAGCTGCAGATTAGTTGTGAAGTCTCCCAAGAAGATTCATTGAATCTGTCAGCAGATTTGTCCGACTGTAGAAGCTTGATCTCATGCTTACAATCTGAAAAGAAGGGTATGAATGAAAATCTTGAGTTGGTGTCTTCTGAGAAAGTCAGACTTGCAAATGAGAAGGAGGTTCATCTAGGTGAAAGTAAGAGGCTGTCAACTGAATTATCTGACTTAAAGAGTTCCATGGAAGTTATAGAAGTTGGAAACGAAGTTTTTGATGATTCTCTTGGTTTTGTTTCGTTGAAGACTTGCTTGAATGAGATGGAGAAAATTTTGGCGAAGCTTGAACAGGCAACTAATGAGTTCCATTTTCAATCAGTCGGCAGGTCTGGTGAACAAGTTTCTCCAGCTGCAGTATCAAAAACACATGAAGATGAACATGAGGTGGAGGTAAGGGATTCAAATGAAGTTCATTCGTCATCAGAATCATTTATTATGTTTGCCAAAGAGGAAACTGGAAACATGAGAAAATTGCTTTCAGAGTGGAAGGGGCATGTTCAGAGTGCAGATGCGTTGTTCAAGGGGGAGCGTGATGGTAGGAAAATTGGTGATGCAAAGAACCGTGATCTCAAAGATCAGTTCGAAGAATTGAAACAACATTGTTCAAATTTGGAAGCATCCAATGTTGAACTTACAGTTCAATGTGAAGCTGCAAAACAACTTCTGGCTGACTTTCAAGAAAAGAAATGTCATCTTGAGGAACTCTGCGAAGCTTTAAAACAAGAAGATATCCAACTCAAAGCCAAAAATAACGAACTTTATGAAAAACTTGGGCAGTTTCAGTCAAAAGTTAGTGAATTGTATACTGAAATCTGCGATGTGAAACAAAGTTCAAATGAGATGTCTTCTATTATTGGTGATCAACTGGAAAATTTGCAGAAGGAGTTGACTCAAAGAACTATGGTGCTCGAGCAAGGCTGGAATACTATTATGGCTGATATATTTAAATTAGTTAGCAAGCTGAATGAATCAGTTGGGGAAACATCCTCAGCCGTCTCGTTTGATGCTCATGATAACTTGGATATCAATAATCTGTTAGCAGTTTCTGTTAATGCAGCCACTAAAATGATTTTTGATCTTCGGAAGAAACTTGAAGCTACTTGTTCGGAACATGAAACAATCTGCTCATCATTTAAAGAGGTGAATATGAAATGTGAGGATCTGCTTGGACGGAATGAATTGGCTGTTGGTGTATTGCACAAGATATACAATGACCTGCGGAAACTTCTGCTCAGTCATAGTGGATCTATGGGTGAAGAGAAGATAGATGTACAAAGCGAAGCACTGCCTGATCTCCTTAACTATGATAGCTATCAGAATATCATGAGATGTCTTGTGGATTTATTGACTGAAAAGCGGGAGCTTGAGTCTGTTAACAATGAGATGAAGTCAGAAATGGAGGAACTGAAGATCAAGTGTCTTGATCTAGACTCTGTTAGCAAGTTAATTGAAGATCTTGCCGGCGCTCTGAATATAGAGCATTCGCAGATTGAAAGAAATAAAACTCCTCTTTCATGCTTGGATTCATTAGTGTCTAGCCTTCTACAGAAAACCAGAGATGCTGAAATCCAGTTACACATGACTAAAGAAGGCTATGGATATAGCGAGACTGAATTGGCTGAATTGGAGGACAAAATGCATTATCTAGACACACTGCGTCTTGAGAAAGAAAATGAAATCCTTGTTCTTAAGGAAATCTTACACCAAGCTGAGGAAGCTCTTACTGCTGCTCGTTCTGAATTGCATGAGAAAACAAATGAACTTGAATATTCAGAGCAAAAGGTGTCCTCCGTGCGGGAGAAACTTAGCATTGCAGTTGCCAAGGGAAAAGGCTTGGTTGTCCAGCGGGATGGCCTCAAGCAGTCTCTGGCTGAGACATCTAGTGAACTGGAGAGATGCATGCAGGAGTTGCAATTGAAAGATGCTAGACTTCATGAGGTTGAAACAAAGCTTAAGACCTACGCAGAGGCTGGTGAGCGCATGGAAGCTATGGAATCCGAGCTTTCATATATTCGTAATTCATCTAATTCCTTGAGAGAGTCATTTCTTCTTAAAGATTCAATGCTTCAGAGGATAGAAGAGGTTTTGGAAGAACTAGATCTCCCAGAGCAGTTTCATTCAGGAGATATAATTGAAAAGATTGATTGGTTGGCTAGGTCAGTTGCTAGTAACTCATTGCCTATGAATGATTGGGAGCAGAAGGAATCTGCAGGAGGAGTTTCATACGCTGATGCTGGTTATGTTGCCAGAGAGTCCTTGGAAGATGATAGTCAGCTGCCACCAGATTCAGGGGATGATTCCCGGAAAGATGATAGTCAGCTGCAATCAGATCCAGGGGATGTACGGCAGCAACAAGAAGAGCTACAAGCCAGTCTTGTCCCACTAGATGGAGATGATCTGAGaaagaaatttgaggagttacACAAGAAGTATTTTGGTCTGGCTGAGCAAAATGAAATGCTGGAGCAGTCATTGATGGAAAGAAACAGCATAGTTCAGAGATGGGAAGAGCTTGTAGACAGGATTGATATGCCTTCACATTTACGGTCTGTGGAAATGGAGGATAGAATTGAATGGGTAGGACGAGCACTTGCTGAGGCTAATCATCATGTTGATTCTCTGCAGCTTAAGATTGAAAAATACGAAAGCTATTGTGGATTGCTAAATTCTGATCTTGAAGGGTCTCAAAGGACAGTCTCTGCTCTTCAGACAGACCTTAGATCTCTTACAACTGAGAGAGAGCACCTTTCTGAAAAACTGGAAGTACTGATGTTTGAATGTGAGAAACTATCTATGGAGGTTGGGCAA AAAGAACTTGAGAATGAAAAGTTGCATACTGAACTAGCTAGTTTGAAGGATATATTGGAAAAGAAAGATTCAATTGAAGAACAAGTATTTGCCATTGATA AAAATCTGGTTTCCGGAAGTGCAAATATTGATACCTTGGAAGAATTGCTGAGGAAGCTTGTAGAAAATCAAGCCAGCCTTCAATCAAAGAAAGATACAATTGAAGAACAAATTTTCACCATTGATGTCAAACTCAGGAAACTGCATGATTTAGTTGGTGATGTATTGCCAGAATCTGAAACAGAAAATCTGGTTTCGGGAAGTGCAAATATTGATTCCTTGGAAGAACTGCTGAGAAAGCTTATAGAAAATCAAGCAAGTCTTCAATCAAACAAACTGATGCATGTGGTTGAACTTGCTAGTGACAGTTCACAACAAGATGGTGCCACTATTCTGGAGGCAAGAAGTACAGATATGCATGATAAGGAGGAGGCAGATATTGATAGATATAAGAAAGATCTGGAGGAGGCTTTGAGTGAATTGGCGCATGcaaaggaggagagagagaaaactTTGGAAAAGCAAATGTCTTTATCCACTGAAGTTGAAGCTTTGAGCAAGAGAATTGAGGAGTTGCAATTGCTTCTTAATCAGGAGGAGCAGAAGTCAGCATCTGTTAGAGAAAAATTAAACGTTGCTGTCAGGAAAGGGAAGTCTTTGGTCCAACACCGAGACAGTCTTAAACAAACAATTGAAGAGATGACTACTGAGATTACGCAGTTGAAATCTGAGATCAGTAATAGGGAAGATACTCTGGCTGAGCATGCTCAGAAGTTAAGTCATTTGTCAACTTACCCAAATAGATTGGAAGCTCTTGAATCTGAGATGATACATCTGAAGAACCACTTGGCAGAATCTGAGCACCACTTGCAGGAGAAAGAATATTCTTTGAACCTGATTTTGAACAAGTTAGGTGAGATTGAGATTGGTGGTGAGGGTTATATAAGTGATCCAATCAAGAAGTTGGAATGCATTGAGAAACTTTGCTCTGATCTGCATGGTACTGTTGCCTCTTTAGAACAAGAATCCAGGAAATCTAAAAGAGCAGCAGAGCTCCTGTTGGCAGAGTTGAATGAGGTTCAGGAAAGAAATGATGCTTTTCAGGAGGAGCTCGCAAAGGCAGATGCTGAGCTTGTGGATCTCAGGAAAGAGAGGGATTCATTTGAGGCTGCCAAACTGGAAGCTCTTTCACATCTTCAAAAGTTGTCAGCCTTGCATGAGGAGGGAAAAAAGAACCATTCTTCCGAGATGACGGCATTAAAATCTAGCATGAATGAACTCTGCACAGGATTTGGTGAGATACAGCATTTACTGGTTAGTGCGTTCTCCATGGATTTGgaatcttttcaaaatctggaGGCTGGTCTCAAGTCATGCATAAAAGGAAGCAATGCTACAAATATGTTGGATTCATCTGTTGCCAAAACACATAATGGCATGTCACCTTGTTCATCTATTACTAAG CAGAGCTCCTTGTCTTCAGATTCTCGATCTGATTTTGACACAGTTGGAAATTTCCATCTTCTTCGGAGTCAACTGCAAGAGGTATTGGTAGAGATTGGTTCTCTTAAGGAAAGAATAACTATGCACTCAAGTTTGATGCTGGAGCAAGACAAAAATCTGTCTGAACTAATGGCGAGTATTGAAAAAGAAATGACTATCCAAAGAGAGTCATGTGAAGCCATGAAGCAAAAAGTTACTAATCAAGATGGGGAACTAGTTGCATTACGCGGGAGCATTGACTACCTTTGTGAAGCATGTATCAGCTCAGTCaatgaaattgaaaatggaaaagcTGAACTGGTTGGAAATAAGGTTGAATCAGATCCAGGGATTAACTTGATGCTGACATCATTTGGCGATGGAACATCTGAAGAACGCATCAGAACCCTCGTAGATAGATTGCTGATGGCTGCAAAAAGTGTTGCTACTATAAGAACTGGTTTTGCAGATGCTAATCATAATGAAATGAAGGCTACTATAACAAATTTACAGCTAGAGCTTCAGGAGAAGGATGTCCAAAGAGAGAGGATTTGCTCAGAGCTGGTAAAGCAGATCAAGGATGCTGAAGCTTCTGCAAACAGTTACTCTCAAGATCTTCAATCTCTTAAGATTCAAGAGCACAATCTTAAGAAACAGGTGGAAGTAATTGAGGCAGAAAGGAAGATACTGGAAGAGAGAGTAAATGAGCTGCAGGAAAAGCAACGAATTGCAGCTGAATTGGAGGAGAAAACCAAATCTCAGACTGATTTGCTGGCCGCCAAAGACCAAG AAATCGAATCACTCATGCATGCACTTGATGAGGAAGAGATGCAAATGGAAGAGCTGACAAATAAGATTGTGGAACTTGAGAAGGTTGTTCAGCAGAAGACTCAGGAGATTGAAAGTCTTGACTCCTCTCGTGGTAAGGTTATGAAAAAGCTTGCTGTAACTGTAGGTAAGTTTGATGAGCTTCACCACCTGTCTGCAAGTCTCCTTTCGGAGGTTGAAAGGCTTCAGTCCCAATTGCAAGAAAGAGACAGTGAAATTTCTTTCTTAAGACAAGAGGTTACAAGATGCACGAATGATGTTCTTCTTGCAACACAAATGAGTAACAAGGCAGGTTCAGACGAGATCTTTGAGCTTTTGATGTGGGTTGACACAATGATATCTCAAGAGGGGATGGATGATATACTTCCCGACCTCAAAAGCAATAGTCAAGTTCATGAATACAAAGAAATACTTCAGAAGAAACTGATGTCTGTATTATCGGAATTGGAGAATCTAAAGGCTGTTGCTGAAAATAAGGATGCAATGTTGCAAGAAGAAAAGAgtaaggtagaaaagttgaaccACAAAGCAGAAACTCTTGAGAAGTCCTTGCATGAGAAAGAAATGCAGTTGAATTTGCTCGAAGGTGTTGAAGAAAATGGGAAGGGAGCTAGCACGAGCTCagaaattttggaagttgaaCCAGTG GTGAACGAGTGGAGAACAACAGGGTCTTTTGTAACACCTCAAGTCCGCAGTTTGCGCAAGGGCAATAATGATTATGTTGCCATTGCTGTAGATGAAGACCCTGTTAGTACTAGTAGGATAGAAGATGAAGAGGACGACAAAG TCCATGGTTTCAAATCACTTAGTTCTTCAAAAATAGTCCCGAGATTTACTAGACCTGTGACAGACTTGATCGATGGCTTGTG GGTTTCATGTGATCGAACTCTTATGAGACGGCCAATATTGCGGCTCGGCATTATAATTTATTGGGCCATAGTGCACGCACTTCTTGCCTTCTTCGTAGTTTGA